One window of the Desulfurellaceae bacterium genome contains the following:
- the ilvN gene encoding acetolactate synthase small subunit: MRHTISILVENEAGVLARVAGLFSGRNFNISSLCVAETTDDTVSRVTLVTDGDDQVVEQITKQLHKLICVIKVVDFQDSPHVEREMALIKVAPDERARSEVLNIVNIFRAKVVDAGPRSYVIEVTGDEGKITAILELLRPLGVREVVRTGKVAIQRGVQVLSAANGGETLELNKRKIHKEKAA, encoded by the coding sequence ATGCGCCACACTATCTCCATACTTGTCGAAAACGAAGCCGGCGTCCTGGCCCGGGTGGCCGGTCTGTTCAGCGGCCGGAATTTCAATATCAGCAGTCTGTGTGTCGCCGAAACGACCGATGACACCGTGTCCCGGGTTACCCTGGTCACCGACGGCGACGATCAGGTCGTCGAGCAGATCACCAAGCAGCTGCATAAGCTGATCTGTGTCATCAAGGTGGTCGATTTTCAGGACAGCCCGCACGTCGAGCGTGAGATGGCGCTCATCAAGGTGGCGCCGGATGAGCGGGCGCGCAGTGAGGTACTCAATATCGTCAATATTTTCCGGGCCAAGGTGGTTGACGCGGGTCCGCGTTCCTACGTCATTGAGGTGACCGGAGACGAAGGCAAGATTACGGCCATTCTGGAACTGCTCAGACCGCTCGGCGTCCGGGAAGTGGTCCGCACCGGCAAGGTTGCCATCCAGCGCGGCGTGCAGGTGTTGTCGGCCGCCAACGGGGGCGAGACGCTGGAACTCAACAAGCGAAAAATCCACAAGGAGAAGGCAGCATGA
- the ilvC gene encoding ketol-acid reductoisomerase translates to MNIYYDKDADLSLLKDKKIAIVGYGSQGHAHALNLRDSGMDVRIALKSGSGSWPKAESAGFLVQEVAQAAKEADIIMILTPDEVASEMYEADIKAGLRPGTCLACAHGFNIHFKKIVPPADVNVFMVAPKGPGHLLRSEFEKGQGVPCLIAIAQDPSGSTKDIALAYASAIGGGRAAVLETSFKEETETDLFGEQTVLCGGVTELMRAGFETLVEAGYAPEMAFFECIHEMKLIVDLVYEGGITNMRYSVSNTAEYGDMTRGKRVIGEETRTAMKAILTDIQSGKFADEWIAEHRSGSPNFNALREAAKGHQSEVVGTHLRGMMPWMQQNRLVDKAKN, encoded by the coding sequence ATGAATATTTACTACGACAAAGACGCCGACCTGTCCCTGCTCAAGGACAAGAAGATCGCCATTGTCGGCTACGGCAGCCAGGGCCACGCCCACGCGCTCAACCTGCGTGACAGCGGCATGGACGTGCGGATCGCCCTCAAGTCGGGCAGCGGCTCGTGGCCCAAGGCCGAAAGCGCCGGTTTTCTGGTCCAGGAGGTCGCCCAGGCGGCCAAAGAGGCCGATATCATCATGATTCTGACCCCGGACGAGGTGGCCAGCGAAATGTATGAGGCCGATATCAAAGCCGGGCTGCGGCCGGGGACCTGCCTGGCCTGTGCTCACGGCTTCAACATCCATTTCAAAAAGATCGTCCCGCCGGCCGATGTGAACGTCTTCATGGTCGCGCCCAAGGGGCCGGGCCATCTGCTGCGCAGCGAGTTTGAAAAGGGCCAGGGCGTGCCGTGTCTGATCGCCATCGCCCAGGACCCGTCGGGCAGCACCAAGGATATTGCTCTGGCCTACGCCTCGGCCATTGGCGGTGGCCGGGCGGCGGTTCTGGAGACATCGTTCAAGGAAGAGACCGAGACCGATCTGTTTGGCGAACAGACCGTGCTGTGCGGTGGGGTCACCGAACTCATGCGGGCCGGTTTCGAGACCCTGGTCGAGGCTGGCTATGCGCCGGAGATGGCCTTCTTCGAGTGCATCCACGAGATGAAGCTGATTGTCGATCTGGTCTACGAGGGCGGCATCACCAATATGCGCTACTCGGTCAGCAATACCGCCGAATACGGCGACATGACCCGTGGCAAGCGGGTCATCGGCGAGGAGACGCGCACGGCCATGAAGGCCATCCTGACCGATATCCAGTCCGGCAAGTTTGCCGACGAGTGGATTGCCGAACACCGCTCCGGCTCGCCCAACTTCAACGCCCTCCGGGAGGCGGCCAAGGGCCATCAATCCGAAGTGGTCGGCACCCATCTGCGGGGCATGATGCCCTGGATGCAGCAGAACCGCCTGGTTGATAAGGCGAAAAATTAG
- a CDS encoding phosphatidylserine decarboxylase family protein: protein MHFAPQGYPWIFGLGSASLILGLLEFRIPSLGIFFLCLFVAYFFRDPNRTPPEGQRLIVAPADGRVVTVEQPCQDPRFLPAPTIRVGIFMSPLDVHVNRLSVSGRIEAVRYQPGKFRPAFAEAAAEVNEQNAVTIRDEQGGRIALVQIAGILARRIVCRLKGGERVEQGARYGMIMFGSRVDVYCPPQVALKVEVGQRVKAGETILAVYPPTSGEDGRIETA, encoded by the coding sequence ATGCACTTTGCGCCACAGGGCTACCCCTGGATCTTCGGCCTCGGTTCGGCCTCGCTGATCCTCGGCCTGCTTGAGTTTCGTATTCCCAGCCTGGGGATCTTCTTTCTGTGTCTGTTTGTCGCCTATTTCTTTCGTGACCCGAACCGCACGCCTCCCGAGGGCCAGCGCCTCATTGTTGCGCCCGCCGATGGCAGGGTCGTGACGGTTGAGCAACCGTGTCAGGACCCCCGTTTTTTGCCCGCTCCGACCATTCGAGTGGGTATTTTCATGTCGCCGCTCGACGTGCATGTGAACCGTCTGTCGGTCTCGGGCCGGATCGAGGCGGTCCGCTATCAGCCCGGAAAATTTCGTCCGGCCTTTGCCGAGGCAGCGGCCGAGGTCAACGAACAGAATGCCGTGACCATCCGGGACGAACAGGGGGGCAGGATTGCGCTGGTCCAGATTGCCGGTATCCTGGCCCGACGGATCGTGTGTCGGCTGAAAGGCGGCGAGCGGGTCGAACAGGGCGCGCGCTACGGCATGATCATGTTCGGCTCCCGGGTCGATGTGTACTGTCCGCCCCAGGTCGCACTGAAAGTTGAGGTCGGACAGCGGGTGAAGGCCGGCGAGACAATTCTGGCGGTCTATCCTCCGACCAGCGGCGAAGACGGAAGGATCGAAACGGCATGA
- the pssA gene encoding CDP-diacylglycerol--serine O-phosphatidyltransferase, producing the protein MTQATPQTKLRSLPRRKMGPPLRKGVYLLPSLFTTGGLFCGFYAIIATLGEAYVFAAIAMLVAMVFDGLDGRIARLTKTSSKFGVEYDSLADLVAFGVAPGVLAYCWALESWQAWGWLAAALYVTCGALRLARFNVKSETADKTHFVGLPIPAASAVVATTVLLDDFLGGAGGSAKQIAPLVLIYTLAGLMVSNIRYYSFKELKLRDRKPFWLLLLSIIAIQITIAQPHVMLFGVSWCYAASGPLWLLVRLGRLGLGKLKKAPPAPPLENVRPLQTLDTDKEGPL; encoded by the coding sequence ATGACACAGGCCACCCCCCAGACAAAGCTACGCTCCCTGCCGCGACGCAAAATGGGCCCGCCGCTGCGCAAAGGGGTCTACCTGCTGCCCAGCCTGTTTACCACCGGTGGGCTGTTCTGCGGCTTCTACGCCATTATTGCCACCCTGGGCGAGGCGTATGTGTTTGCCGCGATTGCGATGCTGGTCGCCATGGTCTTTGATGGGCTCGACGGGCGTATCGCCCGGCTGACCAAGACCTCGAGTAAATTCGGCGTTGAGTATGACTCGCTGGCCGATCTGGTCGCCTTCGGGGTGGCACCCGGGGTGCTGGCCTACTGCTGGGCGCTCGAATCGTGGCAGGCCTGGGGCTGGCTGGCCGCAGCCCTGTATGTCACCTGTGGGGCGCTGCGGCTGGCCCGCTTCAATGTCAAGTCTGAAACCGCAGATAAGACCCATTTTGTCGGCCTGCCGATTCCTGCCGCCTCGGCGGTGGTGGCCACGACCGTCCTGCTGGACGATTTTCTGGGTGGAGCCGGGGGCAGCGCCAAGCAGATTGCCCCGCTGGTGCTGATCTATACCCTGGCCGGTCTGATGGTCAGCAATATTCGCTACTACAGTTTCAAGGAACTCAAGCTGCGCGACCGCAAGCCTTTCTGGCTGCTGCTGCTGTCCATCATTGCGATTCAGATCACGATCGCCCAGCCGCACGTCATGCTGTTTGGCGTCTCCTGGTGTTATGCCGCCTCCGGGCCGCTGTGGCTGCTGGTCCGGTTGGGTCGGCTCGGGTTGGGCAAGCTGAAAAAGGCGCCGCCCGCCCCCCCGCTGGAAAACGTCCGTCCGCTGCAGACGCTTGACACGGATAAGGAAGGTCCGTTATAG
- a CDS encoding 2-isopropylmalate synthase: MEREIVQIFDTTLRDGEQSPGATMNIEEKVMVARQLEKLNVDVVEAGFAASSEGDFESVRRVAELMPTPIVLSLSRTKEDDIRRSIQAVEGAKNPGIHIFIATSDIHLKHKLMMSRQEALDASVWAVSYAKKYLDYVEFSAEDASRTDPDYLVEIFGEVIKAGAVTVNVPDTTGYAVPEQYGQLFTFLRNTVPGGETVKWSAHCHNDLGLAVANSLSAIEHGARQVECTINGIGERAGNTSMEEVVMALRTRKDVFQDVTTRVVTEQIYPSSQLLSQITGITVPLNKPVVGANAFAHEAGIHQDGVLKNKLTYEIMQPQTIGLASNKLVLGKHSGRHAFVDRLQTLGIDYTGTDMNKAFARFKALADKKKNVYDEDLIAIVTEETVRLPDQYELLYLNVTSSSMAVPHATVKMKVGEDEIVDSAAGDGMVDACFKAVTKIAGLDPQLERYTVKAITGGADAQGEVSCMIRENGTSVNGQGSHTDIIMASALAFVNALNKLANRERYYQSQTAAGREGP, from the coding sequence ATGGAACGGGAGATTGTCCAGATTTTTGACACCACACTGCGTGACGGTGAGCAGTCGCCCGGCGCCACCATGAACATCGAGGAGAAGGTCATGGTCGCCCGTCAGCTCGAAAAGCTCAACGTTGATGTGGTCGAAGCCGGGTTTGCCGCGTCGTCAGAGGGAGATTTTGAGTCGGTCAGGCGGGTTGCCGAACTGATGCCGACGCCGATCGTCCTGAGTCTGTCGCGGACCAAGGAGGACGATATCCGACGGTCGATTCAGGCGGTCGAGGGCGCCAAAAATCCCGGCATTCATATTTTTATTGCGACCTCGGATATCCACCTCAAGCACAAGCTGATGATGAGCCGCCAAGAGGCGCTCGACGCCTCGGTGTGGGCGGTCAGCTATGCCAAAAAATATCTCGACTATGTCGAGTTTTCGGCCGAGGACGCGTCGCGGACCGACCCCGATTACCTGGTCGAGATTTTTGGCGAGGTCATCAAGGCCGGGGCGGTCACCGTCAACGTGCCGGATACCACCGGCTATGCGGTACCCGAACAGTACGGCCAGCTCTTCACCTTTTTGCGTAACACCGTGCCCGGTGGCGAAACGGTTAAGTGGAGCGCTCACTGCCACAACGATCTGGGTCTGGCGGTGGCCAACTCGCTGTCGGCCATTGAGCACGGCGCGCGCCAGGTCGAGTGTACGATCAACGGCATCGGCGAGCGCGCCGGTAATACCTCGATGGAAGAGGTCGTCATGGCGCTCAGGACGCGCAAGGACGTCTTTCAGGATGTCACCACCCGTGTCGTCACCGAGCAGATTTATCCGTCCAGCCAGCTGCTGTCACAGATTACGGGCATTACCGTGCCCCTGAACAAACCGGTGGTCGGGGCGAACGCGTTTGCCCACGAGGCCGGCATTCACCAAGATGGGGTGCTGAAGAACAAGCTGACCTATGAGATCATGCAGCCCCAGACCATCGGACTGGCCAGCAACAAGCTGGTTCTGGGCAAGCACTCCGGTCGCCACGCGTTTGTCGACCGGCTGCAAACCCTGGGCATTGACTACACCGGGACCGACATGAACAAGGCTTTTGCGCGTTTCAAAGCCTTGGCCGACAAGAAAAAGAACGTCTACGATGAAGACCTGATTGCCATCGTCACCGAGGAGACCGTCCGGCTGCCGGATCAGTACGAGCTGCTGTATCTGAATGTGACCTCGTCGAGCATGGCCGTGCCCCACGCCACCGTCAAAATGAAGGTCGGCGAGGACGAGATCGTCGACAGCGCGGCCGGCGACGGCATGGTGGACGCCTGTTTCAAGGCGGTGACCAAGATTGCCGGCCTCGACCCCCAGCTTGAGCGCTATACGGTCAAGGCGATTACCGGCGGCGCCGATGCCCAGGGCGAGGTGTCGTGCATGATCCGCGAGAACGGCACCTCGGTCAACGGTCAGGGCTCCCATACCGATATCATCATGGCCAGCGCCCTGGCCTTTGTGAACGCGCTCAACAAACTCGCCAACCGCGAGCGCTATTATCAGAGCCAGACGGCCGCCGGACGGGAGGGACCCTAG
- the leuB gene encoding 3-isopropylmalate dehydrogenase, with protein MAHKIAVFAGDGIGPEVIGEALETLKLVEKRFGLSLACEQALAGGCSIDAHGVALTDSALRVATESDAVLLGAVGGPKWDDPQSAVRPEQAILGLRKELGLYANLRPLQVNRHLVHASTLKPEVLDGVDLIVVRELTGGVYYGRPSERRTGPDGREAVDTIFYTEGEVERLMRTSFDLARKRRKKVTSVDKANIMATSRMWREVANEVAKDYPDVEYEDVLVDAMSMHLIRRPRDFDVIAAENMFGDILTDEASMIAGSMGLLPSASLGEGSRGLFEPIHGTAPDIAGQDKANPLAALLSTALLLRLSFQHEEAAQAIETAVDAALSEGYRTPDIAQPECRLVGCKEMGRIVRDKLG; from the coding sequence ATGGCCCATAAAATTGCGGTCTTTGCCGGTGACGGCATCGGCCCTGAGGTGATTGGCGAGGCTCTGGAAACCCTCAAGCTCGTTGAAAAACGGTTTGGCCTGAGCTTGGCCTGCGAACAGGCCCTGGCCGGCGGCTGCTCGATTGACGCCCACGGCGTGGCCCTGACCGACTCTGCGCTACGGGTCGCCACCGAGAGCGACGCGGTTCTGCTCGGCGCGGTCGGCGGCCCCAAGTGGGACGACCCGCAGTCTGCGGTCCGGCCCGAGCAGGCCATTCTGGGACTGCGCAAAGAGCTCGGTCTGTACGCCAATCTGCGCCCGCTCCAGGTCAACCGGCATCTGGTCCACGCTTCGACCCTCAAGCCCGAGGTGCTGGACGGGGTGGATCTGATTGTCGTCCGTGAGCTGACCGGCGGGGTGTATTACGGCCGGCCGAGCGAGCGCCGGACCGGACCGGACGGCCGGGAGGCGGTGGACACGATTTTCTATACCGAGGGTGAGGTCGAGCGGCTGATGCGAACCTCGTTTGATCTGGCCCGCAAACGCCGCAAAAAGGTCACCTCGGTGGACAAGGCCAACATCATGGCGACCTCGCGGATGTGGCGCGAGGTCGCCAATGAGGTGGCCAAGGACTACCCGGACGTTGAATACGAGGATGTTCTGGTCGATGCCATGTCGATGCATCTCATCCGCCGGCCGCGCGACTTCGATGTGATTGCCGCCGAGAACATGTTCGGCGATATTCTGACCGACGAGGCGTCGATGATCGCCGGCTCCATGGGCCTGCTGCCCTCGGCTTCCTTGGGCGAGGGTTCGCGGGGGCTGTTTGAGCCCATCCACGGCACCGCGCCCGATATTGCCGGCCAGGACAAGGCCAACCCTCTGGCTGCCCTGCTGTCCACGGCCCTGCTGCTGCGTTTGTCGTTTCAGCACGAAGAGGCGGCTCAGGCGATTGAGACGGCGGTCGATGCGGCCCTGTCCGAAGGCTACCGCACGCCCGATATTGCCCAGCCCGAATGCCGTCTGGTCGGCTGCAAGGAGATGGGCCGTATTGTCCGAGATAAGCTCGGCTAA
- a CDS encoding NUDIX hydrolase, whose translation MSSDGSTTLKAWQRLRSQIVYSCRIFSLREDHKRSPRTGRGHDFYVLEAGDWVNIIPLTADEQVVLIRQYRHGVEAMTLEIPGGMVDAEDPSPLHAARREMQEETGYDSAEVVSLGAIHPNPAIQANRCHSFVARNVQKRFETHFDTTEETEVVLVPLADIPDLIRRGQITHALVVVAFHWYDLLTGRSD comes from the coding sequence ATGAGTTCCGACGGCTCAACCACGCTCAAAGCCTGGCAACGTCTCCGCTCCCAGATCGTCTATTCGTGTCGCATCTTCTCGCTCCGGGAAGACCATAAGCGCTCCCCCCGGACCGGCCGGGGACATGACTTCTACGTCCTGGAGGCGGGCGACTGGGTGAACATCATTCCGCTCACCGCCGACGAACAGGTGGTGTTGATTCGGCAGTACCGGCACGGGGTCGAGGCCATGACGCTGGAGATTCCGGGCGGTATGGTCGATGCGGAAGACCCCTCCCCGCTCCACGCCGCCCGGCGCGAGATGCAGGAAGAGACCGGCTATGACTCGGCTGAGGTAGTCTCCCTGGGCGCCATTCATCCCAACCCGGCCATTCAGGCCAACCGCTGTCACAGCTTTGTGGCCCGCAACGTGCAGAAGCGGTTTGAGACCCACTTTGATACGACCGAGGAAACCGAGGTGGTCCTGGTTCCGCTGGCCGATATTCCCGACCTCATTCGCCGGGGACAGATCACCCACGCCCTGGTGGTCGTAGCCTTTCACTGGTACGACCTGCTGACCGGTAGGTCGGATTAG
- a CDS encoding CoA-binding protein produces the protein MKTFENPSDPEIYDILAAPKTIAVIGCSPDPDRDSHQIAALLKARGHTVIPVNPNCREILGQRCYASLSDIPEPVDMVDVFRRSEFVAQIADEAIAEQASILWLQLDVIDEAAARKAQQAGLTVVMDRCPAIEYRRLF, from the coding sequence ATGAAAACCTTTGAAAACCCGTCGGATCCCGAGATTTACGACATTCTGGCTGCGCCCAAAACGATTGCCGTGATTGGCTGTTCGCCCGACCCGGACCGCGACAGCCACCAGATTGCCGCCCTGCTCAAGGCCAGGGGCCACACCGTCATCCCGGTCAACCCCAACTGCCGGGAAATCCTCGGTCAGCGCTGCTACGCCAGCCTGAGCGACATTCCCGAGCCGGTTGACATGGTTGACGTGTTCCGCCGCTCGGAGTTTGTGGCTCAGATCGCCGACGAAGCCATTGCCGAGCAAGCCTCAATCCTGTGGCTCCAACTCGACGTCATTGACGAGGCCGCCGCCCGCAAAGCCCAGCAGGCCGGGCTAACGGTGGTGATGGATCGGTGTCCGGCGATTGAGTATCGCCGCCTCTTTTAG
- a CDS encoding SDR family NAD(P)-dependent oxidoreductase, translating into MLLDGKVAIVTGAGRGIGREEALLMAKHGAKLVVNDLGGHFDGTGSDVGPAQQVVNEIKAAGGEAVANTESVTDFKGAKRIVEQAVDTFGHLNILVNNAGILRDRMIFNMSEEEWDAVINVHMKGSFNCSRHACEYWREQHKAGTILNGRVINTSSDAGLLGSPGQPNYGPAKAAVATMAIIVDREMQKYGVTGNAIAPLARTRLTVDATPQTAGLMDAKEGEHDYFSPHHVAPLVAWLASDDAAGVHGEVFRVGGGCVWLMKGWHSAGTVKKLGDWDPNELGDTLKGELAKGGTAKEDLGSVFKSLKS; encoded by the coding sequence ATGTTACTAGACGGCAAGGTTGCCATCGTCACCGGTGCCGGTCGAGGCATCGGCCGCGAAGAAGCCCTGCTCATGGCCAAACACGGCGCCAAGCTGGTGGTCAACGATCTCGGCGGTCATTTCGACGGAACCGGATCAGATGTCGGTCCGGCCCAACAGGTCGTCAATGAAATCAAGGCCGCCGGAGGCGAAGCGGTGGCCAATACCGAGAGCGTGACCGACTTCAAGGGCGCCAAACGGATCGTCGAACAGGCGGTCGATACCTTCGGGCATCTGAACATTCTGGTCAACAACGCCGGCATCCTGCGCGACCGGATGATCTTCAATATGTCGGAAGAAGAGTGGGATGCGGTCATCAACGTGCACATGAAAGGCTCCTTCAACTGCAGCCGTCACGCCTGCGAATACTGGCGCGAGCAGCACAAGGCGGGCACTATCCTGAACGGCCGGGTGATCAACACCTCCTCGGACGCCGGCCTGCTGGGCAGCCCCGGCCAGCCCAACTACGGCCCGGCCAAGGCTGCGGTCGCCACCATGGCGATCATCGTTGACCGCGAGATGCAGAAATATGGCGTAACCGGCAACGCGATTGCCCCGCTGGCGCGCACCCGCCTGACGGTTGACGCTACGCCCCAGACGGCCGGCCTGATGGACGCCAAAGAGGGCGAGCACGATTACTTCAGCCCCCACCACGTCGCCCCGCTGGTGGCCTGGCTGGCGAGTGATGACGCGGCCGGGGTCCACGGCGAGGTCTTCCGTGTCGGCGGCGGCTGCGTATGGTTGATGAAGGGCTGGCACTCGGCCGGCACAGTCAAAAAGCTGGGCGACTGGGACCCGAACGAGCTGGGCGACACGCTCAAGGGCGAGCTGGCCAAGGGCGGAACGGCCAAGGAAGACCTCGGCTCCGTCTTCAAGTCGCTCAAATCCTGA
- the glnA gene encoding type I glutamate--ammonia ligase, translating into MTPKDAIALAQEKNAEVVDLKFMDFIGTWQHFSIPLSEYEEEIFEDGLGFDGSSIRGWQSIDSSDMLVIPDPATARLDPFCQAPTLSLICNIVDPITKEDYSRDPRNIARKAEAYLKSSGVGDVAYFGPEPEFFILDDVRFDQNAHEGYYHVNSIEGSWNSGQEEGPNLGYKPRHKEGYFPVSPLDSYQDIRTEMIRIMEDIGIRIEKHHHEVATAGQAEIDMRFLPLVQMADALQWYKYIVKNVAKRHGKTATFMPKPIFGDNGSGMHTHQSVWKNDQPLFAGDGYGGISELGLHYIAGVLAHAPALCAFVAPTANSYRRLVPGFEAPVNLAYSSRNRSAAVRIPMYSPSPKAKRIEVRFPDPSSNPYLAFSAMLMAGLDGVERKLNPGDPLDKDIYSLTPEELAGVPSVPGSLPAALDALESDYEFLLKGDVFTKDVVETWVDYKRENEVDPLRLRPHPYEFSLYYDV; encoded by the coding sequence ATGACACCCAAAGACGCGATTGCCTTAGCGCAGGAGAAAAACGCCGAGGTCGTGGACCTCAAGTTCATGGACTTTATCGGCACCTGGCAGCATTTTTCCATCCCGCTGAGCGAATACGAAGAAGAGATCTTCGAGGACGGGCTCGGCTTTGACGGTTCTTCGATTCGCGGCTGGCAGTCGATTGACTCCTCGGACATGCTCGTCATCCCCGACCCGGCTACCGCGCGCCTCGATCCGTTCTGTCAAGCCCCGACCCTGTCCCTGATCTGCAATATCGTCGATCCGATCACCAAAGAGGACTATTCGCGCGACCCGCGCAATATCGCCCGCAAAGCCGAGGCGTATCTCAAATCGAGCGGCGTGGGCGACGTGGCCTATTTCGGGCCGGAGCCCGAATTCTTCATCCTCGACGACGTTCGCTTCGACCAGAATGCCCACGAGGGTTACTACCATGTCAACTCAATTGAGGGCAGCTGGAATTCGGGCCAGGAGGAAGGGCCGAACCTGGGCTACAAGCCCCGTCACAAAGAGGGCTATTTCCCGGTGTCGCCGCTGGACTCCTACCAGGACATTCGAACCGAAATGATCCGGATAATGGAGGACATCGGGATCCGGATCGAGAAGCATCACCACGAGGTGGCGACCGCCGGACAGGCCGAAATCGACATGCGTTTCCTGCCCCTGGTCCAAATGGCCGACGCGCTCCAGTGGTACAAGTATATCGTCAAGAATGTGGCCAAGCGGCACGGCAAAACCGCCACCTTCATGCCCAAGCCGATCTTTGGCGATAACGGCTCGGGTATGCACACCCACCAGTCGGTGTGGAAAAACGACCAGCCCCTGTTTGCTGGTGACGGCTACGGCGGGATCAGCGAACTCGGCCTGCACTACATCGCCGGCGTCCTGGCCCACGCCCCGGCCCTGTGCGCCTTTGTCGCCCCGACTGCCAACTCCTACCGGCGTCTGGTGCCCGGCTTTGAGGCGCCGGTCAACCTGGCCTACTCGTCTCGCAACCGGTCGGCGGCGGTCCGCATCCCGATGTACTCGCCGAGCCCCAAGGCCAAACGCATCGAAGTCCGTTTTCCGGACCCGTCGAGCAATCCCTATCTGGCCTTCTCGGCCATGCTGATGGCCGGGCTTGACGGCGTTGAGCGCAAACTGAATCCGGGCGATCCGCTCGACAAGGATATCTACTCGCTCACCCCCGAGGAACTGGCCGGCGTGCCATCCGTGCCCGGCTCCTTACCCGCCGCCCTCGACGCCCTGGAGAGCGACTATGAGTTCCTGCTCAAGGGCGACGTGTTCACCAAAGATGTGGTCGAGACCTGGGTGGACTACAAACGTGAGAACGAGGTTGACCCGCTCCGTCTGCGGCCCCACCCGTACGAGTTCTCGCTGTACTACGACGTCTAA
- a CDS encoding P-II family nitrogen regulator produces the protein MKKVEAIIKPFKLDEVKESLNSLGVRGLTVSEVKGFGRQRGHTELYRGAEYVVDFLPKVKLEIIVEEDLAASVVEAIEKAANTGRIGDGKIFLSSVEDVIRIRTGERGKDAV, from the coding sequence ATGAAAAAGGTTGAAGCGATCATCAAGCCCTTCAAACTCGACGAAGTCAAAGAGAGTCTGAACTCCCTCGGCGTCCGTGGCTTGACGGTCAGCGAAGTCAAAGGCTTCGGGCGTCAGAGAGGCCACACCGAGCTGTACCGAGGAGCTGAGTACGTCGTTGACTTCCTGCCCAAGGTCAAGCTTGAAATCATCGTGGAAGAAGATCTGGCCGCCAGCGTGGTTGAGGCGATTGAAAAGGCGGCCAATACCGGACGGATCGGAGACGGCAAAATCTTCCTCTCTTCGGTTGAAGACGTCATCCGGATCCGCACCGGCGAACGCGGCAAAGACGCCGTGTAA
- the plsY gene encoding glycerol-3-phosphate 1-O-acyltransferase PlsY encodes MQEFACVACLLSPLIAYVCGSIPTGDLIGRHLGIAVRQTGSGNIGATNLARTAGRTAGLLTLAGDMAKGLIPVLAVRLLGFGEVVQAATAVAVVVGHMFSIFLGFTGGKGIASGFGVLLGLTPLATLSALVVFIGVFAASRIVSAASLAATLAVPPLLAVLAYPRPYLFAVSLLALLVVARHRDNIRRLWKGQEAPFRLASDGKHTAPEEPDSSA; translated from the coding sequence ATGCAAGAATTCGCCTGTGTCGCCTGTCTGCTATCTCCCCTCATCGCCTATGTATGCGGCTCGATCCCGACCGGTGATCTCATCGGTCGCCATCTGGGCATTGCGGTCCGCCAGACCGGCAGCGGTAATATCGGCGCCACCAACCTGGCCCGCACCGCCGGCAGAACGGCCGGCCTGCTGACCCTGGCCGGCGACATGGCAAAGGGGCTGATCCCGGTGCTGGCAGTGCGACTGCTCGGCTTTGGAGAGGTCGTTCAGGCCGCTACTGCGGTGGCGGTGGTGGTCGGCCATATGTTTTCGATTTTCCTGGGCTTTACCGGCGGCAAGGGCATAGCCTCGGGCTTCGGCGTGCTGCTGGGTCTGACTCCGCTGGCCACCCTGTCGGCCCTGGTCGTGTTCATCGGCGTCTTTGCCGCCAGCCGAATCGTATCTGCGGCGTCTCTGGCCGCCACACTCGCCGTGCCGCCCCTGCTGGCCGTTCTGGCCTATCCCCGGCCCTACCTGTTCGCCGTCTCGCTGCTGGCCCTGCTCGTCGTCGCCCGCCACCGCGACAATATCAGGCGCCTGTGGAAAGGCCAGGAGGCTCCCTTTCGACTCGCCTCTGACGGAAAACACACCGCGCCTGAAGAGCCCGATTCTTCTGCCTAA